AGGCTTCCGTCCTTGCGGGCGTAAAGGATGTTGATCCGGGCAGTGTCGGCGTTGTAGAAGATGAAGAAGTTGTCGTGCTGGAGTAGCATCATTTGCTCAATCGCTTCCGGCTCCGTCATGGGTGTGATGGGAAATCTTTTGCGGCGGACAATCTTTGGGGCCGGCTCGGAGTCGGAGGCGGCCTCATCGAGTTCAGCTTCGGCCTGCATCACCGCTTCGCCCAGGTCGGCACCGTCGCCCCGCCCCCGGCGATGTTTGTCCTTGTAACGCTCAATTTGCCGTTGCATTTTTTCCAGCGCCAGATCAACGGCGGCAAACATGTCGCCGGTTCTTTCCTCCGAGCGGAGGATGGTGCCGCGCGAGCGCACCGTGATCTGCGCCACTTGCCGGTCGTCGGCGTCGCGCGCCGTCCGTTGCGCCGAAAGATCGACTCGCGCTTCGTTGATCTCCGGCAAATAGTGATCG
This Chloroflexota bacterium DNA region includes the following protein-coding sequences:
- the raiA gene encoding ribosome-associated translation inhibitor RaiA; protein product: MTVAVMVNGHDINISKKLREYIEKKVGKLDHYLPEINEARVDLSAQRTARDADDRQVAQITVRSRGTILRSEERTGDMFAAVDLALEKMQRQIERYKDKHRRGRGDGADLGEAVMQAEAELDEAASDSEPAPKIVRRKRFPITPMTEPEAIEQMMLLQHDNFFIFYNADTARINILYARKDGSLGLIEPEVG